TTTCAGTATCAGTAGAATTAATTCACCCAATCGCGATTGAAACAGGATTAAGATTCTCAATCAGAGAAGGTGGAAGAACAGTAGCATCAGGAGTAGTTGCTGAAATAGCTGAATAATAAAACAATTAACTTAACTGTAAAATAATAAATAAATTGAGGAGGAATTATTTTGGATAATAAAAATAAAAGAATTTATCTTCAATCTTACGATAACAAGTTATTAGATCAAACTTCTGCTAAAATAGTAGAAGTGGTAAAGAAAAATGGTGCTAAAATTGCGGGACCAATGCCTTTACCAACTAAAACTAAAAAATATACAGTTTTAAGATCAGTACATGTTAATAAAGATTCAAGAGAACAATTTGAAATGAGAATACATAGAAGATTCATTGA
The Streptobacillus felis DNA segment above includes these coding regions:
- the rpsJ gene encoding 30S ribosomal protein S10 codes for the protein MDNKNKRIYLQSYDNKLLDQTSAKIVEVVKKNGAKIAGPMPLPTKTKKYTVLRSVHVNKDSREQFEMRIHRRFIEIKESNNDILTALSSISLPAGVSIEIKQ